One Gimesia aquarii DNA segment encodes these proteins:
- a CDS encoding ATP-binding cassette domain-containing protein, with protein MSLLSMNQVSFTWGGAPLLDKINLEINPGERIGLLGRNGAGKSTLMKLIAGEIDPDDGEIKPEKDLRIARLVQEVPSGCAQRVHDYVAEEAAPFYEHEWEAEHAVEKILSRMSLQGDAPFDSLSSGMKRRVLLARSIVQSPDILLLDEPTNHLDIPSIRWLEQFLQSYSSTLLFVTHDRMFLQTLAMRIVEIDRGHLYDWTCDYDTFLKRKEAFLEAEEKQNALFDKKLAEEEVWIRKGIKARRTRNEGRVRALKKMREERRQRRSQVGNVNMQVANAERSGQLVIEAKDVAFSYDNNPVIQDFSTLITRGDKIGIIGRNGAGKTTLLKLLLGELKPDTGTIRLGTNLEILYFDQLREQLDEEKTVVENVGEGQETLVINGKPKNIYGYLQDFLFTPERARRPARYLSGGERNRLLLAKLFKRPTNLMIFDEPTNDLDAETLELLEELIGNHSGTLLLVSHDRAFLNNVVSATLVFEEKGRVKEYAGGYDDYLLQSGSNDDTQKSDTVSKARIEPPNVQTKKAAKLSFKEQRELEQIPQRIEELEQEQAELHTAMASPEFFKQSNEVIAEASARVETVQQELESLLERWEELDARS; from the coding sequence ATGTCTCTGTTGAGTATGAATCAGGTCTCTTTTACCTGGGGGGGGGCTCCCCTGTTAGACAAAATCAATCTGGAGATTAATCCTGGTGAGCGAATTGGTCTGTTAGGAAGAAACGGAGCCGGGAAGTCGACACTGATGAAATTGATCGCCGGCGAAATTGATCCGGATGATGGTGAAATAAAACCAGAGAAGGATTTGCGAATTGCCAGGCTGGTCCAGGAAGTTCCTTCAGGTTGCGCACAACGCGTTCACGATTACGTTGCAGAGGAGGCGGCCCCTTTTTATGAACATGAGTGGGAAGCCGAACACGCGGTTGAGAAAATTCTGTCACGCATGAGCTTGCAAGGTGATGCTCCCTTTGATTCTTTATCTTCAGGGATGAAGCGGCGTGTTTTATTAGCGCGATCCATTGTGCAGTCTCCCGATATCTTACTGTTGGATGAACCAACAAATCATCTGGATATACCCTCCATCAGATGGCTAGAACAGTTTCTACAGTCGTATTCCAGTACGTTGTTATTTGTGACTCATGACCGAATGTTTTTACAGACCCTGGCGATGCGGATTGTCGAAATCGACCGTGGTCATTTATATGATTGGACTTGCGATTACGACACATTTCTCAAACGTAAAGAGGCATTTCTGGAGGCAGAAGAGAAACAGAATGCGTTATTTGATAAAAAGCTGGCTGAAGAAGAAGTCTGGATTCGAAAGGGGATCAAAGCACGTCGAACGCGAAATGAAGGTCGTGTTCGCGCGTTGAAAAAAATGCGTGAGGAACGGAGACAACGACGCAGTCAGGTTGGTAATGTTAACATGCAGGTAGCCAACGCAGAGCGTTCAGGGCAATTAGTCATTGAGGCCAAAGACGTTGCATTTTCTTATGACAACAATCCCGTGATTCAAGACTTTTCGACTTTAATTACACGAGGCGATAAGATCGGCATCATTGGCAGAAATGGTGCCGGTAAAACAACATTACTGAAACTGCTTTTGGGAGAGCTCAAGCCTGACACTGGTACAATTCGCCTGGGAACCAATCTGGAAATTCTCTATTTTGATCAACTGAGAGAGCAGCTTGATGAGGAGAAAACGGTTGTTGAAAACGTAGGTGAGGGACAAGAGACACTTGTCATCAACGGGAAGCCCAAAAACATTTATGGATATTTGCAGGACTTTCTCTTCACTCCGGAACGGGCGCGCAGGCCCGCCCGCTACCTATCCGGAGGTGAACGGAATCGGCTGTTGTTGGCAAAATTGTTCAAACGCCCTACGAATCTTATGATATTTGATGAACCGACGAATGATCTGGATGCGGAAACATTGGAGTTGCTCGAAGAATTAATCGGTAATCATTCGGGAACATTATTGCTTGTCAGTCACGATCGGGCCTTTCTCAATAATGTCGTCTCTGCGACGTTGGTCTTTGAAGAAAAAGGACGGGTCAAAGAGTACGCCGGTGGCTATGATGATTATTTGTTACAGTCAGGAAGTAATGATGACACACAAAAAAGTGACACTGTCTCAAAAGCAAGAATAGAACCACCCAATGTACAGACAAAAAAGGCAGCCAAGTTAAGTTTCAAAGAACAGCGTGAGTTAGAACAGATTCCCCAACGTATCGAAGAGTTAGAACAGGAGCAGGCAGAGTTACACACAGCGATGGCGTCACCCGAATTTTTTAAACAGTCAAATGAGGTTATTGCGGAAGCTTCTGCACGCGTTGAAACAGTGCAGCAGGAATTGGAGTCTCTCCTTGAGCGTTGGGAAGAGTTAGACGCACGATCATAA
- a CDS encoding translation initiation factor — MRLFQGTPFDRPPRCEKCDQLEEECICPPEPPFRIPPEQQTARLAIEKRKKGKRVTVVRGLPEEGNDLPELLKQLKSQCGAGGALKEEELEIQGDQLDRVREVLKAMGFQVKG, encoded by the coding sequence ATGCGTTTATTTCAAGGCACTCCCTTTGATCGCCCCCCACGTTGTGAAAAGTGTGATCAATTAGAAGAGGAATGTATTTGTCCGCCAGAGCCTCCCTTTCGTATTCCGCCTGAACAACAGACTGCCAGACTGGCCATTGAAAAACGGAAGAAGGGAAAACGTGTGACCGTAGTACGTGGGTTACCTGAAGAGGGTAACGATCTTCCCGAGTTGTTGAAACAACTAAAGTCCCAATGCGGAGCCGGTGGTGCTTTAAAGGAGGAAGAGCTCGAAATTCAAGGCGATCAACTGGACCGCGTTCGTGAGGTTTTGAAAGCAATGGGATTTCAAGTGAAAGGGTAA